The Methanosarcina acetivorans C2A genome includes the window ATGGTGAGAACCACAGAAATAAACAAAAGAAGAAAGGAAATAATTCCTCTTTTTTTACTCCATAAATTCCTGGTTGTTAACTCCTTATAAGTTTTCTGACCAAAGAGTCTAACAATCCAAAGTATGTAGGATTTATGATTAATTATTTAAAAAGCCCTGTATAATAGGACTAATTGTTTGAGATTTTGGAATTGTTTGAGATTTTGGTCAGAAAGCGTATACACCCATGCCCAACGTAAGTTAGCCATCAGGATGAAAAATTTATAATATTCATATTAAAAAAGATACTAACCGTTCAACCAAATTTGAAAAAATCCTTACAATTCATTACAGAGCAACATATTTCTTTTGTATCGTTTTTTACCTATTTATTAATGCGCTTTAGTGTTACCTTCTATCACCCTAACATGGTACATTCTTCTGGTTTTTGCTCTTTTTCATTGTGTTGTAATTTTTTGTCAATATTCTGTTCAAAAAAACTTAGACATAAGAGAAGAATTCGAAACACAATGCTCTGAAAATGTACATTGCGTGCAGAATTTTTCTTCAGTTTTTTCAGGCATGAGTCCGGCTTTTATTTTTTCCACCCGCCTGCAGATTTTCAACACCTCTCTCCTGTCCGAACTTCGGATGACCACTTTTCGGAGAAGCCCGAAACTTACATACTCAACAAAAGCGAAAGGGACCTCTTTTCCGGATTCGGCTTCAAGGAGGAGGGCAAGAGATGCAGCATGCATTCTATCGGACGCCCAAACCCCCTGGACAGGGCAGTTTCCCGGTTTCAGGATTGAAGGAACATTCGTGTCCTCAAAACAGACTATTTTGGAGGGGACACCTTTCAGGTTAAGTTTTTCCGAGGAAAGAAAAGGCTCGGTTTTTACAGGGGTAAGTGCCGCAAGCATGGTGTCTTTTCCATATTCTTCAAGCCCTCTTAGAAGGTTCGCCACAATTTCCGGAATTTTTGCTCTTGCCCGCGCGCTCCCTTCTTCCAGTGCGCCCCCTTCTATGCGGGTAAAATCCCCCGGAAACATTAACGGGAGATCTTCATATGCCTGATTGAGGGCAACTTCAAGTTCTTTACACAGGGTATCGGCGTTTAACGAACACTTGCTCACAATTTCAGGATAATTTAGAGAGAGCTCTTTCAGGAGCATTCTCTCGAGCCGTGAAGCGTTTATTTCCGGAAATAGTTCAAATCCGCGGCTGACAAAGTACACCCGCCGCGGGCAGCTGATATATAGGAGAAGGTCGGAGACACTTATCTCCGGGCTCCGTGGAGTTGCAGGCATCACGTTCCAATTTATCTTTCGGATCTTATAAATTTTTTGTAGAAGACATCCATTTTTAAACCGCTCCAGTACTGCGACAATTGCCGAACTCGCATTCGTTAGATATATATGGTAATGTTTCGTCTTAGTTTAAGGAAGTCATGACATCAAACGATTCCTCAGAAAATCTGCGCAACCGTCTCGCGGAAAAAATGGCTGGTGATATCACACTCTCGGAAAAGCCCGGAGAGTCCCTGAAAAAGTGGAGGTTAAACTTCGAGATATCCCAGACCGATATTGCAAATTACCTTAAGGTATCCCCCTCTGTGATCAGCGACTATGAAAGTGGAAGGCGAAAGTCTCCAGGGACACTGATAGTCCGGAAGATCGTTGAATCGCTGCTTGAAATTGATATGGAGCGGGGTGGGAAGAAGATCCACGCTTACGAATCCATACTTAACGCTGAAAACAGTTCTAAATCCATCTACTCAACCTATGAATATACTATCCCGATACAGCTTGCAAAACTGGTTAACCTTATCGAAGGCGATATTGTCTACAAAGGAGCTGAAAAGCCTCTGTATGGTTTTTCTGTCATCGACAGTCAGAGGGCGATCCTGGAACTTTCCTCCCATGAATTCCAGAAGCTCTACGGCTGGAGTACGGACAGAGCCATGATCTTTACGAAGGTCAGTACCGGAAAATCCCCCATGGTAGCTATCCGGGTCACCAACCTGAAACCCGGAGCTGTTGTGCTCCACGGACTCCGTAATGACGAGGTTGAACCTGTTGTAGTCAAGATGGCGGAGGTAGACCGAATCCCCCTGGTCGCAACCACAATGGACCTCGACCAGATTGTGCAGTTACTGAAAAAATACAGTCAATATTATGCGAGGGAATGAACCCTGAAACTGATGCCTTAAACACTCAAAAACAGGTGAACACATGACTATCGGAATTGTATCTTACGGTGCTTATGTCCCGAGATACCGGATAAAAATTGAAGAAATCGCCCGGCTCTGGGGTGATGACGCCGAGGCTCTCAAAAATGGCCTCATGGTGTACGAAAAGTCCGTGCCTGATGTCGACGAAGACGCAGCAACGATTGCAGTGGAAGCGGCAAGATATGCAATGGCAAGAAGCGGCGTAGATCCCTCCAGAATCGGGGCGGTGTACACGGGTTCAGAAAGTCATCCCTACGCTGTAAAACCTACAAGCACCATCGTCGCCCAGGCTATCGGCGCAACCCCCGAAATGACTGCAGCAGACTTTGAGTTTGCCTGTAAAGCAGGAACAGCCGCAGTTCAGGCCTGTATGGGCCTCGTGGGCTCGGGAATGATCGACCTTGGCCTGGCCATCGGAGCAGACGTTTCCCAGGGAGCCCCAAGCGATGCCCTTGAATACACTGCAGCTGCAGGCGGAGTTGCCTGCCTGATCGGAAGAAAAGAATCCGAACTTGCCGCAATCATTGAAGATACATACTCTTTTACAACGGATACCCCTGACTTCTGGAGAAGGGAAGGAATGCCCTATCCCGAACATGGAGGCAGGTTTACGGGAGAGCCCGGATACTTCAAGCACGTGACAAACGGCGCAAAAGGGCTGCTTGAAAAACTCGGGACAAAACCTGAAGATTATGATTATGCAGTCTTCCACCAGCCAAACGGGAAATTCCCTAGCAAAGCTGCAAAGATACTCGGGTTTACAAAAGCCCAGATTACTCCCGGACTTGTTGTCCCGAAAATAGGGAACACCTATTCTGGTTCCTGCCTGATGGGAATTGCTGCAACCCTTGACCAGGCAAAGCCCGGAGACCGTATTTTTGCAACCGCCTTCGGGTCAGGAGCAGGGTCCGACGCGTTCAGCATAACAGTTACCGACAGGATTGAGGAAATCCGAAATAGGGCTCCGAAGGTTTCCGAACTTATCAAGGATCCCGTATACATCGACTACGCAAGGTATGCCAGGCATAAAGGCAAGATCCGTCTGGCCTGAAAACGGGGTGAATAAGAATGAGAGACGTAGCAATTATCGGAGTAAAAAATACTAAATTTGGGGAACTCTGGGATCGCTCCTTGAGAGACATAATTGTAGAAGCCGCTATCGGAGTACTTGATGATGCAGATGTTAGCGGAAAAGAAATCGATGCTCTGTATCTAGGGAACATGAGTGGCGGCCGTTTTGTTGACCAGGAACATATAGGGGCCCTCATCGCGGATTATTCCGGGCTTTCCAAGAACCTGCATATTCCGGCTACCCGGGTCGAGGCTGCCTGTGCATCAGGCGGGCTTGCGCTGCGCCAGGCCATCATGGCAGTAGCATCCGGCTACAGCAATATCGTAGTTGCAGCAGGGGCGGAAAAAATGACCGATGTAGGGACCGAAGAGGCATCCTCCGCTCTTGCAGCAGCAGCCGACCGTGAATGGGAAGGTATGGCAGGAGCAACTTTTCCCGGCCTGTATGCAATGATTGCAAAACTGCACATGCATAGATACGGAACCACCAGTGAACAGCTTGCAGAGGTTGCCGTAAAAAATCATAAAAACGGCTCTTTAAATCCCATTGCTCAGTACAAGAACGAAATCTCCGTAGATGATGTGCTGAAGTCAATAATGGTGGCTGATCCGTTGCATATCTTCGACTGCTCCCCAATAACAGACGGAGCATCGGCACTTGTTGTAGCTCCTGCGGACATCGCTCACAAGTATACCGATACTCCCATTTACATTAAGGCGACAGCACAGGCAAGTGACACAATTGCCCTTCATGACAGGAGGGACATCACCACTCTGGACTCAACCGTGATGGCTGCAAAGAGGGCATATTCAATGGCAAAATTGACCCCTGAAGACATTGACCTTGTCGAAGTACACGACTGCTTTACTATTGCCGAGATCTGTGCAATTGAAGACCTCGGCTTTGCGGAGAAAGGGAAAGGCGGAATTGTCACCGAAAATGGAGAAACCGCTATTGGCGGCAGGATTCCTGTCAACACCTCCGGCGGCCTGAAAGCCTGCGGACATCCTGTTGGAGCAACAGGCATAAAACAGGCTGTGGAAATCGTAACCCAGCTGCGCGGGGATGCAGGCAAACGCCAGGTAGCAGGGGCAGAGTACGGAATGACCCATAACGTAGGAGGGTCAGGAGCAACGGCAGTAATACATATCTTATCGAGGGAGAGGTGATATCCGATGTCTTCCGTTCCAAGATTCTGGAGAAATCTCGGCAGTAGGTACAACCTTGAAGGTACCCGTTGTGATGAATGTGGAAACTATTTCTACCCCCCCCGTAATTTTTGCGTGAACTGCAGGCGATCGGGTCAGATTGAACCCTATAAATTTAAAGGCACAGGCGAAATAGTAACCTATACGCTAATTCACACAGCTGCGGAAGGTTTTGAAGGCCAGGCTCCATATACCCTTGCGATCATCAAGCTGGATGAAGGGCCCCGCCTGACCTCCCAGGTGGTTGGCGACCCTGAGAAAATCCAGATAGGAACGCGGGTCAGGTCCGTGTTCAGAAAGCTCGGAGAAGACGGCGAACGCGGTATGATCTACTACGGCACCAAGTTTGTTCCGGCAGAAGAATGATAGGGCCAGGACT containing:
- a CDS encoding helix-turn-helix domain-containing protein, which gives rise to MTSNDSSENLRNRLAEKMAGDITLSEKPGESLKKWRLNFEISQTDIANYLKVSPSVISDYESGRRKSPGTLIVRKIVESLLEIDMERGGKKIHAYESILNAENSSKSIYSTYEYTIPIQLAKLVNLIEGDIVYKGAEKPLYGFSVIDSQRAILELSSHEFQKLYGWSTDRAMIFTKVSTGKSPMVAIRVTNLKPGAVVLHGLRNDEVEPVVVKMAEVDRIPLVATTMDLDQIVQLLKKYSQYYARE
- a CDS encoding Dna2/Cas4 domain-containing protein; amino-acid sequence: MPATPRSPEISVSDLLLYISCPRRVYFVSRGFELFPEINASRLERMLLKELSLNYPEIVSKCSLNADTLCKELEVALNQAYEDLPLMFPGDFTRIEGGALEEGSARARAKIPEIVANLLRGLEEYGKDTMLAALTPVKTEPFLSSEKLNLKGVPSKIVCFEDTNVPSILKPGNCPVQGVWASDRMHAASLALLLEAESGKEVPFAFVEYVSFGLLRKVVIRSSDRREVLKICRRVEKIKAGLMPEKTEEKFCTQCTFSEHCVSNSSLMSKFF
- a CDS encoding thiolase domain-containing protein; amino-acid sequence: MRDVAIIGVKNTKFGELWDRSLRDIIVEAAIGVLDDADVSGKEIDALYLGNMSGGRFVDQEHIGALIADYSGLSKNLHIPATRVEAACASGGLALRQAIMAVASGYSNIVVAAGAEKMTDVGTEEASSALAAAADREWEGMAGATFPGLYAMIAKLHMHRYGTTSEQLAEVAVKNHKNGSLNPIAQYKNEISVDDVLKSIMVADPLHIFDCSPITDGASALVVAPADIAHKYTDTPIYIKATAQASDTIALHDRRDITTLDSTVMAAKRAYSMAKLTPEDIDLVEVHDCFTIAEICAIEDLGFAEKGKGGIVTENGETAIGGRIPVNTSGGLKACGHPVGATGIKQAVEIVTQLRGDAGKRQVAGAEYGMTHNVGGSGATAVIHILSRER
- a CDS encoding Zn-ribbon domain-containing OB-fold protein, with protein sequence MSSVPRFWRNLGSRYNLEGTRCDECGNYFYPPRNFCVNCRRSGQIEPYKFKGTGEIVTYTLIHTAAEGFEGQAPYTLAIIKLDEGPRLTSQVVGDPEKIQIGTRVRSVFRKLGEDGERGMIYYGTKFVPAEE
- a CDS encoding hydroxymethylglutaryl-CoA synthase is translated as MTIGIVSYGAYVPRYRIKIEEIARLWGDDAEALKNGLMVYEKSVPDVDEDAATIAVEAARYAMARSGVDPSRIGAVYTGSESHPYAVKPTSTIVAQAIGATPEMTAADFEFACKAGTAAVQACMGLVGSGMIDLGLAIGADVSQGAPSDALEYTAAAGGVACLIGRKESELAAIIEDTYSFTTDTPDFWRREGMPYPEHGGRFTGEPGYFKHVTNGAKGLLEKLGTKPEDYDYAVFHQPNGKFPSKAAKILGFTKAQITPGLVVPKIGNTYSGSCLMGIAATLDQAKPGDRIFATAFGSGAGSDAFSITVTDRIEEIRNRAPKVSELIKDPVYIDYARYARHKGKIRLA